The Magnolia sinica isolate HGM2019 chromosome 9, MsV1, whole genome shotgun sequence genome contains a region encoding:
- the LOC131256371 gene encoding uncharacterized protein ycf45-like, whose protein sequence is MAAQKQRANLGLDLSQQWNLNIRQVGGVETVTLGDDEAHARGCQKSILERKALLTFHFLIEMRERKYWVMHRTERSVDMLLHGKKHLVEVMISKPLYPALL, encoded by the exons ATGGCGGCACAAAAACAAAGAGCAAATCTGGGACTAGACCTGAGTCAGCAATGGAATTTGAACATCCGACAG GTTGGGGGAGTTGAGACTGTTACTCTTGGAGATGATGAAGCCCATGCTAGAGGTTGTCAGAAAAGCATTCTTGAGAGAAAAGCTCTTCTAACCTTCCATTTTCTGATTGAAATGAGGGAAAGGAAATATTGGGTCATGCATCGG ACTGAAAGGAGTGTTGATATGTTGCTCCATGGTAAAAAGCACTTGGTTGAGGTAATGATATCAAAACCTTTGTACCCAGCACTACTTTAA